Proteins encoded in a region of the Streptomyces sp. NBC_01298 genome:
- a CDS encoding ABC transporter permease has translation MSHETLNTQDTHGKHGKHGGPAGPGPGTGGPGRQGALAVWLRDLRLGVRFAFGGGRQGWTRTLLTGLGVGLGVALLLVTSAVPSALAARDARAAARQTFTSPTAEQPGRDTLLITDVNQTYRAYGVDGRLVQPEGPDAPLPPGVKKFPGAGELVVSPALDKLMKTDEGKLLRDRLDGKIVGTIGEAGLVGPGDLYFYAGSDRLPALQKEAPNYIQRVTTFENTQEKEALDPVLTLLVVLTFVALLMPVAVFIGAAVRFGGDRRDRRLAALRLVGADGRMVRRIAAGEAAAGSLIGLALGAGFFLAARQLAPAMDLYQRSVFPSDLNPAPWLAALIALAVPAAAVAVTLFALRGVVIEPLGVVRTTTPAKRRIWWRLLLPLAGLGLLAPLIGKGNDSGQFNQWQVSGGVVLLLVGITVLLPWVLERVVGRIGGAGPVSWQLAARRLQLTSGSSARLVNGIAVAVAGAIALQMLFATTEDSYTRETGHDPSRASISVLQRTRGGGEAVAQVLAGTKGVTQAIAQSSTNAGRSPDMSYSDTAISVTTGTCAALKEFAVLPSCKEGDAFVIGGPTQSEGMTGDSAKPGEKLFAGNIFQDNEDDHTKPVAWTVPADARTVQPRKGPMGETLTGLLVTPAAAPQGMGGYQSSQVYVKLDPKVPDALELARTAAFKADPMSVPMTIQATAVNDRFASIRTGLFVGAALLLMLIGASLLVSQLEQLRERKQLLSALVAFGTKRSTLSFSVLWQTAIPIGLGLALATVVGLALGIVLLQMTGSTITINWTAVLGMVGIGGGVAVLVTLLSLPPLLRLMRPDGLRTE, from the coding sequence ATGAGTCACGAGACCCTCAACACGCAGGACACGCACGGCAAACACGGCAAGCACGGCGGCCCCGCCGGACCCGGACCCGGCACCGGTGGCCCCGGCAGGCAGGGCGCACTCGCCGTCTGGCTCCGCGACCTGCGCCTCGGTGTCCGCTTCGCCTTCGGCGGCGGCCGCCAGGGCTGGACCCGTACCCTCCTCACCGGCCTGGGCGTCGGCCTCGGCGTCGCCCTGCTGCTCGTCACCAGCGCGGTCCCCAGCGCCCTGGCCGCCCGTGACGCGCGCGCCGCCGCCCGCCAGACCTTCACCTCGCCCACCGCCGAGCAGCCCGGCCGCGACACGCTGCTGATCACCGACGTGAACCAGACCTACCGCGCCTACGGGGTCGACGGCCGGCTCGTGCAGCCCGAGGGCCCGGACGCCCCACTGCCCCCGGGCGTGAAGAAGTTCCCCGGCGCCGGCGAACTGGTCGTCTCCCCCGCCCTCGACAAGCTGATGAAGACGGACGAGGGGAAGCTGCTGCGCGACCGCCTCGACGGGAAGATCGTCGGGACCATCGGCGAAGCGGGCCTGGTGGGCCCCGGCGACCTCTACTTCTACGCGGGCAGCGACCGGCTCCCCGCGCTCCAGAAGGAGGCGCCGAACTACATCCAGCGGGTCACGACCTTCGAGAACACCCAGGAGAAGGAGGCCCTCGACCCGGTCCTCACCCTCCTCGTGGTGCTCACCTTCGTGGCCCTGCTCATGCCGGTCGCCGTGTTCATCGGCGCCGCCGTCCGCTTCGGCGGCGACCGCCGCGACCGCCGGCTCGCCGCCCTGCGCCTGGTCGGCGCCGACGGCCGGATGGTCCGCCGGATCGCCGCGGGCGAGGCCGCCGCCGGATCGCTGATCGGCCTGGCGCTGGGCGCCGGCTTCTTCCTCGCCGCCCGCCAACTGGCCCCGGCCATGGACCTCTACCAGCGCAGCGTCTTCCCCTCCGACCTCAATCCGGCGCCCTGGCTGGCCGCGCTCATCGCGCTGGCCGTGCCCGCCGCGGCCGTCGCCGTGACCCTGTTCGCCCTGCGCGGCGTCGTCATCGAGCCGCTCGGCGTGGTCCGTACGACGACCCCGGCCAAGCGCCGGATCTGGTGGCGGCTGCTGCTCCCGCTGGCCGGACTCGGCCTGCTGGCCCCCCTGATCGGCAAGGGCAACGACAGCGGACAGTTCAACCAGTGGCAGGTCTCGGGCGGCGTGGTCCTGCTCCTCGTTGGCATCACCGTCCTGCTCCCCTGGGTGCTGGAACGGGTCGTCGGCCGGATCGGCGGCGCGGGCCCCGTCTCCTGGCAGCTGGCCGCCCGCCGGCTCCAGCTCACCAGTGGAAGCTCCGCCCGGCTGGTCAACGGCATCGCCGTCGCGGTCGCCGGAGCCATCGCCCTGCAGATGCTCTTCGCCACCACCGAGGACTCGTACACCCGCGAGACCGGCCACGACCCCTCCCGGGCTTCGATCTCCGTCCTGCAGCGCACCCGCGGCGGCGGCGAGGCCGTCGCCCAGGTGCTGGCCGGGACCAAGGGCGTCACCCAGGCCATCGCGCAGTCCTCGACCAATGCCGGGCGCAGCCCGGACATGAGCTACTCGGACACGGCGATCTCGGTGACGACCGGCACCTGCGCGGCCCTCAAGGAGTTCGCGGTGCTGCCCTCCTGCAAGGAGGGCGACGCCTTCGTCATCGGCGGCCCCACCCAGTCCGAGGGCATGACCGGCGACAGCGCCAAGCCGGGCGAGAAGCTGTTCGCCGGAAACATCTTCCAAGACAATGAGGACGACCACACCAAGCCGGTCGCCTGGACCGTGCCCGCCGACGCCCGGACCGTGCAGCCCCGCAAGGGCCCCATGGGCGAGACGTTGACCGGACTGCTGGTCACCCCGGCCGCCGCCCCGCAGGGCATGGGGGGCTACCAGTCCTCCCAGGTCTACGTGAAGCTGGACCCGAAGGTGCCCGACGCGCTGGAGCTGGCCCGCACCGCCGCCTTCAAGGCCGACCCGATGTCCGTCCCCATGACGATCCAGGCCACCGCGGTCAACGACCGCTTCGCCTCCATCCGGACCGGCCTGTTCGTGGGCGCCGCCCTGCTGCTGATGCTGATCGGCGCCAGCCTGCTGGTCTCCCAGCTGGAGCAGCTGCGCGAGCGCAAGCAACTGCTGTCGGCGCTGGTCGCCTTCGGCACCAAGCGCTCCACGCTCAGCTTCTCCGTGCTGTGGCAGACCGCCATCCCGATCGGTCTGGGCCTGGCCCTGGCCACGGTGGTCGGGCTCGCGCTCGGCATCGTGCTGCTGCAGATGACGGGCTCCACCATCACGATCAACTGGACCGCGGTCCTGGGGATGGTCGGCATCGGCGGCGGCGTGGCCGTCCTGGTGACCCTGCTCAGCCTGCCGCCGCTGCTCCGCCTGATGCGCCCGGACGGGCTGCGCACGGAGTAA
- a CDS encoding ABC transporter ATP-binding protein → MTPAGTLLSATNLRKTYGSTHALDGAEFSIHAGEVVAIMGPSGSGKSTLLHCLAGIVTPDSGTITYAGRELSAMNDAERSALRRGEFGFVFQFGQLVPELTCVENVALPLRLTGVKRKQAERTALEWMERLQVDDLGGKRPGEVSGGQGQRVAVARALVTNPRLIFADEPTGALDSLNGELVMQLLTEAARSTNAAVVLVTHETRVAAYSDREIVVRDGKSRDMERAV, encoded by the coding sequence ATGACCCCCGCCGGCACGCTGCTCAGCGCCACGAACCTCCGCAAGACCTACGGATCCACCCACGCCCTCGACGGAGCCGAGTTCTCCATCCACGCGGGCGAGGTCGTCGCGATCATGGGCCCCTCCGGGTCCGGCAAGTCGACCCTGCTGCACTGCCTCGCCGGGATCGTGACCCCCGACTCCGGCACCATCACCTACGCCGGACGCGAGCTCTCCGCCATGAACGACGCCGAGCGCAGCGCCCTGCGCCGCGGCGAGTTCGGCTTCGTCTTCCAGTTCGGCCAGCTCGTCCCCGAGCTCACCTGCGTGGAGAACGTCGCCCTGCCGCTCCGCCTCACCGGCGTGAAGCGCAAGCAGGCCGAACGCACCGCCCTGGAATGGATGGAGCGGCTCCAGGTAGACGACCTCGGCGGCAAGCGCCCCGGCGAGGTCTCCGGCGGCCAGGGACAGCGCGTCGCCGTCGCCCGCGCCCTGGTCACCAACCCCCGGCTGATCTTCGCCGACGAGCCCACCGGCGCCCTCGACTCCCTCAACGGCGAGCTCGTCATGCAGCTGCTCACCGAGGCCGCCCGGTCCACGAACGCCGCGGTCGTCCTCGTCACGCACGAGACCCGCGTGGCCGCGTACTCCGACCGCGAGATCGTCGTGCGCGACGGCAAGTCCCGCGACATGGAGCGCGCGGTATGA
- a CDS encoding DUF2079 domain-containing protein codes for MRAPTGNATALPPQQTGIEARTAPKPSAHGRPASDWWIWAMAGALFFAYMALSLRIHERLLSRSFDLGIFVQVVRSYASGHLPVSEVKGPDFPVLGDHFSPVLALLAPLYWLWPSVKVLLVAQAALVAGSVLPLAFWARRTLGTAAAAVIGACYGLSWGIASGVSSDFHEWAFALPLLTLSLTALGSGRLRAAAYWALPLLLVKEDLGLTVAAIGLVIAWRGGRGGRRPGLLTAAAGLVGTGLALLVLGAFHPGGFKGYLVSHNPGGSAGAGSGGALVGEAQGGALELLHQLTLGLITPQEKVTTLVLILAPTLFLALRSPLVLVAVPSVLWRLASNYPPHWGTGYHYSLLVMPIVFVAFADALRRRGTSGRSLYRYLAGSAAMALLLLPHYPLWQLTQPETWVKDPRIATAHSVMDRIPDDATVQASSYLVPHLADRTSVSLYGWGDSRPNPEWIMVDTQVRPALRWPMSVVHEQIALDEARSRGYRTVDLRDGFVLLSRTG; via the coding sequence ATGCGAGCACCCACCGGCAACGCCACCGCACTCCCACCGCAGCAGACCGGCATCGAGGCGCGGACGGCGCCGAAACCGTCCGCGCACGGCCGCCCCGCATCCGACTGGTGGATCTGGGCCATGGCGGGAGCCCTGTTCTTCGCCTACATGGCGCTGTCCCTGCGGATCCACGAGCGCCTGCTCTCCCGCAGCTTCGATCTGGGGATCTTCGTCCAGGTCGTGCGTTCCTACGCGTCCGGCCACCTGCCCGTCTCCGAGGTCAAGGGGCCGGACTTCCCGGTCCTCGGAGACCACTTCTCGCCCGTCCTGGCCCTGTTGGCGCCCCTGTACTGGCTGTGGCCCTCGGTGAAGGTGCTGCTCGTGGCGCAGGCCGCGCTGGTCGCCGGGAGCGTGCTGCCGCTGGCCTTCTGGGCCCGCCGGACACTGGGCACCGCGGCCGCCGCGGTCATCGGCGCCTGTTACGGGCTCTCGTGGGGCATCGCGAGCGGGGTCTCCTCCGACTTCCACGAATGGGCCTTCGCCCTTCCGCTGCTCACGCTCTCCCTGACGGCCCTCGGCAGCGGCCGGCTGCGCGCCGCCGCGTACTGGGCGCTGCCGCTCCTGCTCGTGAAGGAGGACCTCGGTCTCACGGTGGCCGCGATCGGCCTGGTCATCGCCTGGCGCGGCGGCCGGGGCGGTCGCCGGCCGGGGCTGCTCACGGCCGCGGCCGGTCTGGTCGGGACCGGGCTGGCCCTGCTGGTGCTGGGCGCCTTCCATCCGGGAGGGTTCAAGGGCTATCTCGTCTCCCACAACCCCGGAGGCAGCGCGGGCGCCGGTTCCGGCGGCGCCTTGGTGGGCGAGGCGCAGGGCGGCGCGCTGGAACTGCTCCACCAGCTGACGCTCGGTCTGATCACCCCGCAGGAGAAGGTCACGACCCTCGTCCTCATCCTGGCCCCGACCCTGTTCCTGGCCCTGCGCTCGCCGCTCGTACTGGTCGCGGTGCCGTCGGTCCTGTGGCGCCTCGCCTCGAACTACCCGCCCCACTGGGGCACCGGCTACCACTACTCGCTCCTGGTCATGCCGATCGTCTTCGTGGCCTTCGCGGACGCCCTGCGGCGGCGGGGTACGAGCGGGCGCAGCCTGTACCGGTATCTGGCGGGCTCCGCGGCGATGGCCTTGCTGCTGCTGCCGCACTATCCGCTCTGGCAGCTGACCCAGCCGGAGACCTGGGTGAAGGATCCCCGCATCGCGACGGCGCACAGCGTGATGGACCGGATCCCGGACGACGCGACGGTCCAGGCGTCCAGCTATCTCGTGCCCCACCTCGCGGACCGCACCAGTGTCAGCCTCTACGGCTGGGGGGACAGCCGCCCCAATCCCGAATGGATCATGGTCGATACCCAGGTGCGGCCGGCGCTGCGGTGGCCGATGTCGGTCGTCCACGAGCAGATCGCCCTGGACGAGGCCCGGTCCCGTGGGTACCGCACGGTGGACCTGAGGGACGGCTTCGTCCTGCTGAGCCGCACCGGATAG
- a CDS encoding alkyl hydroperoxide reductase has product MSLDSLKSALPDFAKDLKLNLGSVIGNQDTLTRQQLWGTVLSCAIAARSPRVLGELEPEAKAALSPEAYTAAKSAAAIMAMNNVFYRTRHLLSDPEYGTLRAGLRMNVIGNPGVEKVDFELWCLAVSAINGCGQCLDSHEQVLRKAGVDRESVQEAFKIASVIQAVAVTLDSEAVLAGV; this is encoded by the coding sequence ATGTCCCTCGACTCCCTCAAGTCCGCCCTGCCGGACTTCGCCAAGGACCTGAAGCTCAACCTCGGCTCGGTCATCGGCAACCAGGACACCCTGACGCGGCAGCAGCTGTGGGGCACCGTCCTGTCCTGCGCCATCGCGGCCCGTTCCCCGCGCGTCCTGGGTGAGCTGGAGCCGGAGGCCAAGGCGGCCCTGTCTCCCGAGGCGTACACGGCCGCGAAGTCCGCCGCCGCGATCATGGCGATGAACAACGTCTTCTACCGCACCCGCCACCTGCTCTCCGACCCGGAGTACGGCACCCTGCGCGCGGGCCTGCGGATGAACGTCATCGGCAACCCCGGTGTGGAGAAGGTCGACTTCGAGCTCTGGTGCCTCGCCGTCTCCGCGATCAACGGCTGCGGCCAGTGCCTCGACTCGCACGAGCAGGTCCTGCGCAAGGCCGGCGTGGACCGCGAGTCGGTCCAGGAGGCCTTCAAGATCGCCTCGGTGATCCAGGCCGTGGCCGTCACCCTCGACTCCGAGGCCGTGCTCGCGGGCGTGTGA
- a CDS encoding transglycosylase SLT domain-containing protein — MLEGNRVSRISVRGFAVASATAVTTVGAVVGVATGDPASNDLETTASGTLLTDIPVGEQAQVQNASLTQQADSIAHAADSDAKRSAEEAARIQAASDAKSKKAEAQKAADEKAKKEREEKEQAASRSTSRDGSSFAPQASYTVAQVKAIAQQMVPAGQWSCFSKIINQESTWNYRAVNASSGAYGLVQALPGSKMASAGADWRTNPATQIEWGLNYMNKRYGSPCAAWSFHQANNFY; from the coding sequence CTGCTGGAAGGAAACCGTGTGAGCCGGATCTCGGTTCGGGGATTCGCGGTGGCTTCGGCCACTGCCGTCACCACCGTCGGCGCCGTCGTGGGTGTTGCCACTGGCGACCCCGCCTCGAACGATCTCGAGACGACCGCGTCCGGGACGCTCCTCACTGACATCCCGGTCGGCGAGCAGGCGCAGGTCCAGAACGCGTCCCTGACGCAGCAGGCCGACTCCATCGCGCACGCCGCCGACTCCGACGCCAAGCGCTCGGCGGAGGAAGCGGCCCGCATCCAGGCCGCCTCCGACGCCAAGTCGAAGAAGGCCGAGGCGCAGAAGGCCGCGGACGAGAAGGCGAAGAAGGAGCGCGAGGAGAAGGAGCAGGCCGCCAGCCGTTCCACCTCCCGCGACGGTTCCTCCTTCGCGCCGCAGGCCTCGTACACGGTGGCCCAGGTCAAGGCGATCGCCCAGCAGATGGTCCCGGCGGGGCAGTGGTCGTGCTTCTCCAAGATCATCAACCAGGAATCCACCTGGAACTACCGTGCCGTGAACGCCTCCTCGGGTGCCTACGGCCTCGTCCAGGCCCTCCCCGGTTCGAAGATGGCCTCGGCCGGCGCGGACTGGCGCACCAACCCCGCCACGCAGATCGAGTGGGGCCTGAACTACATGAACAAGCGGTACGGCAGCCCGTGTGCGGCCTGGAGCTTCCACCAGGCCAACAACTTCTACTAA
- a CDS encoding AI-2E family transporter yields MAKTGWLGRLGKRLSDVETRLAERRAEVEAETSGDLPAPGRGPASPPAAPGSPASPPAASPAPSVPPPAAPGAEHAGHAGHTGPVRPDPVSVIPWGVRVAAEASWRLLLLAGMLWVLMRVISEVRLVVLAFAAALLVTALLQPFVVRLRRLGMPRGLATAVTAILGFVVIGLVGWFVVWQVMDNLDDLSARLREGINDLKLAALDSPFHVTEKQINEIAKNLSETIGTNTEQITSAGLQGVTVLVEVLTGMLLAMFSTLFLLYDGKRIWTWSMGLLPAAARPGVAGAGPRAWRTLTAYVRGTVLVALIDAVFIGLGLYFLDVTMAVPLAVFIFLFAFIPLVGAVISGALAVVVALVTQGPFTALMVLLVVLAVQQIEGHVLQPFILGRAVRVHPLAVVLSVAAGGMIAGIGGAVVAVPLVAVTNTVVGYLRAYSREQLHHGHSPVGPGPHGATALGQTAFEAEETRTGDNGA; encoded by the coding sequence ATGGCGAAGACAGGCTGGCTCGGCCGGCTCGGCAAGAGGCTGAGCGACGTGGAGACCCGGCTCGCGGAGCGGCGTGCCGAGGTCGAGGCCGAGACCTCCGGCGACCTGCCGGCCCCCGGGCGGGGCCCGGCCTCGCCCCCGGCCGCCCCCGGTTCCCCGGCCTCCCCGCCCGCCGCCTCCCCGGCGCCCTCCGTCCCGCCACCCGCGGCCCCGGGCGCCGAACACGCCGGCCACGCCGGCCACACCGGACCCGTGCGCCCCGACCCCGTGTCCGTCATCCCGTGGGGCGTGCGCGTCGCCGCCGAGGCGAGCTGGCGGCTGCTGCTGCTCGCCGGGATGCTCTGGGTCCTGATGCGGGTCATCAGCGAAGTCCGCCTGGTCGTCCTCGCCTTCGCCGCCGCCCTCCTGGTGACCGCGCTGCTCCAGCCCTTCGTGGTCCGGCTGCGCCGGCTCGGGATGCCCCGGGGGCTGGCCACGGCCGTCACCGCGATCCTCGGGTTCGTGGTCATCGGGCTGGTCGGCTGGTTCGTGGTCTGGCAGGTCATGGACAACCTCGACGACCTCTCCGCCCGGCTGCGCGAGGGCATCAACGACCTCAAACTCGCCGCGCTGGACAGTCCGTTCCACGTGACCGAGAAGCAGATCAACGAGATCGCCAAGAACCTCAGCGAGACCATCGGCACCAACACCGAGCAGATCACCTCCGCCGGCCTGCAAGGCGTCACGGTCCTCGTCGAGGTCCTGACGGGCATGCTGCTCGCGATGTTCTCCACGCTCTTCCTGCTCTACGACGGCAAGCGCATCTGGACCTGGTCCATGGGCCTGCTCCCCGCCGCCGCCCGCCCCGGAGTCGCCGGCGCCGGTCCGCGCGCCTGGCGCACTCTGACGGCGTACGTGCGCGGCACGGTCCTGGTGGCCCTCATCGACGCCGTGTTCATCGGCCTGGGGCTCTACTTCCTCGACGTGACGATGGCCGTGCCGCTCGCCGTCTTCATCTTCCTGTTCGCCTTCATCCCGCTCGTCGGCGCGGTGATAAGCGGCGCCCTCGCGGTGGTCGTGGCCCTGGTGACCCAGGGGCCGTTCACCGCGCTGATGGTGCTGCTGGTGGTGCTGGCCGTGCAGCAGATCGAGGGCCACGTGCTCCAGCCCTTCATCCTGGGCCGGGCGGTACGGGTCCACCCGCTCGCGGTGGTCCTCTCGGTGGCGGCCGGCGGAATGATCGCCGGCATCGGAGGCGCGGTGGTCGCCGTCCCGCTGGTCGCCGTCACCAACACCGTGGTCGGCTACCTGAGGGCCTACTCGCGGGAACAGCTCCACCACGGGCACTCCCCGGTCGGCCCCGGGCCGCACGGGGCGACGGCCCTGGGCCAGACGGCATTCGAGGCGGAGGAGACACGTACGGGTGATAACGGAGCCTGA
- a CDS encoding peptidylprolyl isomerase, with translation MNWTGGEADAKTGTGPGDAPGTGPGAGPGDAPRTGSGAEPDAGSGAEPDAEAESRTAAGPESRAATGTPDTVADIAKGARHRGAARRAAGALAVAAVCAGLTWTALALTGTPTDSKAPAAAAACSYTATGGGAKGLGLPVHDPARARPYRAELVTEQGKVVVEALTEAAPCSTTSFAFLAGKKYFDGSTCHRVTTRGIFVLECGDPAGLGTADPGYFFPDENLDGATYPAGTVAMSKAVPGRNGSQFFVSYADPDFRMQPDWTPFARVVSGLDVLRKIAAKGTEDGATDGRPKEPVVIKAVTVRRPAG, from the coding sequence ATGAACTGGACCGGCGGAGAAGCCGACGCGAAGACCGGTACGGGACCCGGCGACGCACCCGGTACGGGACCCGGTGCGGGACCCGGCGACGCACCCCGCACGGGAAGCGGCGCGGAACCGGACGCGGGGAGCGGCGCAGAACCGGACGCGGAAGCCGAGTCGCGAACGGCCGCCGGACCCGAGTCGCGAGCGGCGACGGGAACGCCGGACACGGTGGCGGACATCGCGAAGGGCGCCCGCCACCGCGGCGCCGCGAGAAGAGCGGCCGGCGCCCTGGCGGTGGCCGCGGTGTGTGCCGGGCTGACCTGGACGGCGCTCGCCCTGACGGGCACCCCCACCGACTCCAAGGCGCCCGCGGCGGCCGCCGCCTGTTCCTACACGGCGACCGGCGGCGGCGCCAAGGGCCTCGGCCTGCCCGTGCACGATCCCGCGCGGGCCCGCCCGTACCGGGCCGAGCTGGTCACGGAGCAGGGCAAGGTGGTCGTCGAGGCGCTCACCGAGGCCGCGCCCTGCTCCACCACCTCCTTCGCCTTCCTCGCCGGGAAGAAGTACTTCGACGGCAGCACCTGCCACCGGGTCACCACGCGCGGGATCTTCGTACTGGAATGCGGCGACCCGGCCGGGCTGGGCACGGCCGACCCCGGGTACTTCTTCCCGGACGAGAACCTGGACGGCGCCACCTATCCGGCGGGCACGGTCGCGATGTCGAAGGCTGTCCCGGGCCGCAACGGCAGCCAGTTCTTCGTCAGCTACGCCGATCCGGACTTCCGCATGCAGCCCGACTGGACGCCTTTCGCGCGGGTGGTCAGCGGGCTGGACGTGCTGCGGAAGATCGCCGCGAAGGGCACCGAGGACGGAGCCACCGACGGCCGGCCCAAGGAGCCCGTCGTCATCAAGGCGGTCACGGTGCGGCGCCCGGCCGGGTGA
- a CDS encoding peroxiredoxin — translation MLTVGDQFPTYDLTACVSLEAGAEFAQIDHKTYEGKWKIMFSWPLDFTFVCPTEIAAFGKLNEEFADRDAQILGFSLDSEYVHHAWRKDHADLRDLPFPMMSDIKRELCADLGILGSDGLPMRAVFIVDPNNEIQFSMVTAGSVGRNPKEVLRVLDALQTDELCPCNWTKGDSTIDAGALLAGE, via the coding sequence GTGCTCACTGTCGGCGACCAGTTCCCCACCTACGACCTGACCGCCTGCGTCTCGCTGGAGGCCGGAGCCGAGTTCGCGCAGATCGACCACAAGACCTACGAGGGCAAGTGGAAGATCATGTTCTCCTGGCCGCTCGACTTCACCTTCGTGTGCCCGACCGAGATCGCCGCCTTCGGGAAGCTGAACGAGGAGTTCGCCGACCGTGACGCCCAGATCCTCGGCTTCTCGCTCGACTCCGAGTACGTCCACCACGCCTGGCGCAAGGACCACGCCGACCTGCGCGACCTGCCCTTCCCGATGATGTCCGACATCAAGCGCGAGCTCTGCGCCGACCTCGGCATCCTCGGTTCGGACGGTCTGCCGATGCGCGCCGTCTTCATCGTGGACCCGAACAACGAGATCCAGTTCTCCATGGTGACCGCCGGTTCCGTCGGCCGGAACCCCAAGGAGGTCCTGCGGGTCCTCGACGCCCTGCAGACCGACGAGCTGTGCCCCTGCAACTGGACCAAGGGCGACAGCACCATCGACGCCGGCGCGCTGCTGGCCGGTGAGTGA
- a CDS encoding hydrogen peroxide-inducible genes activator — MAVGHGLGRRGTKQATLAQLRAFAAVAEHLHFRDAAAAIGMSQPALSGAVSALEEALGVRLLERTTRKVLLTPAGERIAARARAVLDAMGGLLEEAEAVRAPFTGALRFGVIPTVAPYLLPTVLGLFHRRYPRLDLQVHEEQTASLLEGLAGGRLDLLLLAVPLGVPGVTELPLFDEDFVLLAPRDHPLAGRRDIPREELRGLRLLLLDEGHCLRDQALDICHDAGRVAGADVTTTAAGLSTLVQLVAGGLGVTLLPRTALRLETARNEHLATGYFAEPAPSRRIALAMRTGTARAEEFRAVADALREAVRPLPVWLTD, encoded by the coding sequence GTGGCTGTGGGACATGGCCTGGGCCGTAGAGGAACGAAGCAGGCGACGCTCGCCCAGCTGAGGGCCTTCGCCGCCGTGGCCGAGCACCTGCACTTCCGGGACGCGGCCGCCGCCATCGGGATGAGTCAGCCCGCGCTCTCCGGGGCCGTGTCCGCGCTGGAGGAGGCGCTCGGGGTGCGGCTGCTGGAGCGGACCACCCGCAAGGTGCTGCTCACGCCCGCCGGGGAGCGGATCGCGGCCCGCGCGCGGGCCGTGCTCGACGCGATGGGCGGGCTGCTCGAGGAGGCCGAGGCGGTACGGGCCCCCTTCACCGGGGCGCTGCGGTTCGGGGTGATCCCCACCGTGGCCCCGTACCTGCTGCCGACCGTGCTCGGGCTCTTCCACCGCCGCTACCCCCGCCTCGACCTCCAGGTACACGAGGAGCAGACGGCCTCGCTGCTCGAAGGGCTGGCCGGCGGACGGCTCGACCTGCTGCTGCTCGCCGTACCGCTCGGGGTGCCGGGGGTCACCGAACTGCCGCTCTTCGACGAGGACTTCGTCCTGCTCGCGCCGCGCGACCATCCGCTCGCCGGCCGCAGGGACATCCCGCGCGAGGAACTGCGCGGTCTGCGGCTGCTCCTGCTCGACGAAGGGCACTGCCTGCGCGACCAGGCCCTCGACATCTGCCACGACGCGGGACGCGTCGCCGGGGCGGACGTCACCACGACCGCCGCCGGGCTGTCCACCCTCGTACAACTGGTCGCCGGGGGACTCGGCGTCACGCTGCTGCCGCGCACCGCGCTGCGCCTGGAGACCGCCCGCAACGAGCACCTGGCCACGGGCTACTTCGCCGAACCGGCGCCCTCGCGGCGGATCGCGCTGGCCATGCGGACGGGAACGGCCCGCGCGGAGGAGTTCCGCGCCGTGGCCGACGCCCTGCGCGAAGCCGTACGCCCGCTCCCCGTCTGGCTGACGGACTGA
- a CDS encoding PadR family transcriptional regulator yields the protein MSISHALLGLLEAGPRHGYDLKRTFDERFGHDKPLAYGQVYSTMSRLLKNGLVEVDGVESGGGPERKRYAITDAGITDVEGWLAQPEKPEPYLQSTLYTKVVLALLTGRSAQELLDTQRAEHLRLMRILTQRKRKGDLADQLVCDHALFHLEADLRWLELTAARLDQLAQEIGR from the coding sequence ATGTCCATCAGTCACGCACTCCTCGGCCTCCTCGAAGCCGGCCCCCGGCACGGCTACGACCTCAAGCGGACCTTCGACGAGAGATTCGGCCACGACAAGCCCCTCGCGTACGGGCAGGTCTACTCGACCATGTCCCGGCTGCTGAAGAACGGCCTGGTCGAGGTCGACGGCGTGGAGAGCGGCGGCGGCCCCGAGCGCAAGCGGTACGCGATCACCGACGCCGGGATCACCGACGTCGAGGGCTGGCTCGCCCAGCCCGAGAAGCCCGAGCCGTACCTGCAGTCGACCCTCTACACGAAGGTCGTGCTCGCCCTCCTCACCGGCCGCAGCGCCCAGGAGCTGCTGGACACCCAGCGCGCCGAACACCTGCGCCTGATGCGCATCCTCACCCAGCGCAAGCGCAAGGGTGACCTCGCCGACCAGCTGGTCTGCGACCACGCCCTGTTCCACCTCGAGGCGGACCTGCGGTGGCTCGAACTCACCGCCGCCCGCCTCGACCAGCTCGCCCAGGAGATAGGCCGATGA